Genomic DNA from uncultured Methanospirillum sp.:
TGCCCTGCTTTACGGTGACGGCCTGCTCAAGGATCGGTGTTGGTGCACATATCCATCCCATCCGCATCCCCGGAGCGATGATTTTGGAGAACGATCCTGTCATCACTGTCAGTTCAGGGATCAGTTCCTTCATGGAAGGCATCTGTTCTCCCCTGAACTTGAGTTCTCCGTACGCATCATCCTCCACGAAGACAGTTTCTGCCCGTTCAAGCCGTTCTGCAACGGCTTTCCTGTTCTCCCGTGACCATGTAATTCCTGATGGGTTCTGGGAGTTGGGGACACCATAGAAGAAGCATGGTTTATCCTTGTCCAGAACCTGCCCGAGTTCATGAATATCGGGGCCTTCGGAAGTCAGGGAGATCGTAGAGAACTTGGGCTCATACATGGAGAATGCCTGGATTGCTCCAAGGTACCCCGGTCGCTCAAGGGCCACAACACTGTCCTTGTTGATGAAGATCTTTCCTATCAGATCCAGACACTGCTGGGACCCGTTGGTGATGAGGATTTCATCCGGCGATATATCTAACCCGAGACGTTTTTTGTATCGTTCCGCGATCCACTCACGAAGCGGAGGATGTCCTTCAGTGGTCGCATACTGGAGTGCCGCAGTACCTTCCTCAGCGATGACCTTCTCTGCCGTCTCTGCCAGTTCCTTCACCGGAAAGAGTGCCGGGTTTGGCAGACCTCCGGCAAAAGAGATGATCTCTGGTCGTTGGGTTACTTTGAGGATCTCCCTGATGAATGACCTGGGAGTCTTCTCCATCCGGGATGCAAACGTGTACTGCATACTATCCTATACACGTGAGCTGTACGGGCATTTGAGGGGGAGCTTTAGAAGATGGTTTCAGATTTTTTCAGGAGATGATACATTATTGTTGAGATCTGGAATCTCAATTCAGAGGAGATGCTTTGCAAGCGATAAAGGAATACCTAATCATTGTTCAGCCAAATATCGTGTATGCGCAACCTCTCTTTTTCAAAGAGTGATTCAAATCTTTCGATCCGGAGAAAGGCGATTCTTGAAGATATGGAACGATACGGGGAGTTGCTTGAGGAGTATACCAGAACCAGTAAAGATGAACCTGATAACCCGGACATCTGGACTGATATAGCGCAGGTCCTGTTCCTGCTTGAGCGATATGATGAAGCTCTTGAGGCATGTGATCGGGCAATCCTGATAAATTCGGAGAATGCGGTTGCATGGAATAATAAGGGAATTACGTTACACAGCCTCGAGCGGTACAGCGAGGCCCTCGAGGCATGTGAAAGATCGATCCAGATAAATTCGGAATACAGTGATGCATGGAATAATAAAGGAAATGCACTCAACTGCCTGGAACGGCATGAAGAGGCACTTGAATCCTGTAACAGGGCTCTTCTGATAGATCCCGAATACAGCGATGCCTGGAATAACAAGGGAAATGCCCTCAACTGTCTGGAAAGATATGACGAGGCGCTTGAAGCTTTTGACAAAGCAATTCTCCTCGATGAGATGAGCGCTGGTAAAGAGACGGAATGAAAGATGGCACATGATTGGCGAATCTCCAGTCTGAGCATTCATCCCGGGTATGAATTTTTTAAACCTTCACAAAATTTTGGCTGGCTTTTTCAGTCATCTGAACTCTGTGCTGTTGATGATTGCAAGCATCGTGTTTGTGTATTTTGTAACCGCATCTGCATTAGAATACTCACAGATCCAGCGTTTGATATGATTATCACCAAACTCTTCTCTGGCTGTGATGATTGTACCATATAATGTGGTGCCCGATGCAGTCACGTTATTGGCTTCATGCTCAATGATCTCAAGATGAGGCACTTTCAGATCTGCCATCTTTTTTTGTAGGTGGTCCGTTACATTCTCCTGAAAACCTTTTGATTCTGTAAAATTTATGGGTTCATTTGATATCAGGAGAACCGCATCGCTCTTATCTGTCCGGATTGCCTCTGTTATCTTGTCTACAGGATCACTGGCCCAGTACGGTGGCATTTGAAACGTAAATCCTGCATCTGATGTGCCATTCACCCAGTTTGATGTATCTACAGCCATAGAGGGTATGATCAGAATGCCGAATAAGATGAGGTACAATAAAAATTTCATACAGTCATGTTATCAGGTTACGATAAAAAAAACTGTCTAATTCCGGTTGATCCAGGTTTTTTCAGTCATCCGGTAATCCGTAAAACTCTACGAAAAAACAGATAAAAAACCGAATTTGTTACAACGTTGAACAAATTCTTAAAACGCCGAGGAAGAGATTTGAACTCTTGAGGTGAAACACCAGTGGTTTTCAAGACCACCGCCTTCCCGGACTAGACTACCTCGGCTCCTCTAGTAGGTTACACTGTGCTCTTAAAAAGGTATTCTCTGTATGAGAAAATCGGTCAGACATTTCAACTGGAAAATGAAGACTTTTGGAAAAATATTACGCACACGCTGATAGATGATTGAAAAAAAGGAATATTTTTTACTTCCGCCGCAGGAGCCATGCAACTCCTGCGAGTCCGAGAACAACTCCCGCAAGAGGAGCGGGAGATTTCTTCTCTCCTGATGCGTTGCTATTTCCATATCTTGGAGGTGCACCGAATGCCTGGGCTGCCGTATCTGAAAGACCCACCGATGCTGCATTGCTTGCAGTAATGGTCACTTCATCAGATGACTTGTAACTGTACGGATATACTTTCAGATAGACTTCCTTGGTTGAGTCAGTGATCGTGGCCTGTTCGGGAGATCCCTTTCCTTTATCATTTACTTTAACTCCGGCAGATCCCGGGGTAGTTTTGTACTCCATGACCCAGTCCTCATCCGAAGAGGTAGAGATCGTTACCGGTGCCTGCTTTACAGACACAAGGAAATATGCCGGGGAATCACGGGATGCCGGCGCAGTTGAAGTTACCCCTTCAACCTGAACGGGTTTATCTCCAGTACTATTTTCTGGAGCCTTTGTCTCTGATGGTGTGAGGGAAGGGGCACTTTTTATCGGTTCAGTGGTAGCAGCCGGGCTCACATTGGTCTTTGCGGGAGTAGTGGTGTCTGTCTCATGAACTACCGGAGCTGCGGTTTCTAATGGTGTGGGAGCTACAGTCGATGATCCTTTTTCTTCTCCGACCTGTACCGTGTATGTTCCAATAAATCCTTTTGAGTCGGTAAAGGTTATCGTGTATGCCCCAGGCTCCTTGATTGGAAGTTCATATTTCATCAGACCACGGCTGACCGGCACAGACTCAGGACCAAAGACTGACGTGTTCCCTTTCTGCACTTCGATCTGAATTGCATTATCTTCATATCCCTGAATCCGGGTCTCGATCTCCAGAGTCCCGTCATAATCCTGGTAGAGTGGGGAAGAGAACCTGATAATATCAGATCGGTCGGTCAGCTTCACAACTCTGAGGTTTCGCGAACCAGCTGAGAAATCACGCAGGGTCTGTGAGAGCGCTTCTACTTTGTAATTCCCTTTTTCATAACCGGTAGTCTGGAATGTGATATTAAAACTGGTATCACCCTTATCAGTGATCGCAACTGACTGACGGTCTTTCTCAATAGGAATATTGGATGACAGAGAGAGCACGACATCGATCTTGTCCGGTGGGGGGACATTCGTGGTTCCGGTCACCGTGAACGGCTGGCTTACTCTCACTTCTGCAGGAGCATCAAGTGTGAGATAATATGCTGATACAGTGCCAGGTCCGAGAAGGACCAATATCAGAAATATTGCAGATATAATGTTGAAATAACGCGGATTCAAGTCCTAATCGCCTCCGAAATGATTGACTGAATATATTTCACCGGCCCGACCTAATATATTGTTGGTCTTTCCATAGACTGAGCAATACCTGTTGCCATTGCCCGGCAGCAATGCAGATTAATCGGATATTTCTATGAAAAAAGAACAGAAGAACACGCCAATAGCCTTGTGGACCGGTTCAGACCGCGTTCTTGATGAAATACTGAATAGCGTGACTGTGATTCTGCGTTCAGGGGGGTGCTCGTGGAACCGGTGCCTGATGTGCCAGTACAGGCATGAGCGGTATCATGATCTCTCAACAGATGAACTGATCTTTGCCATGAACGAGCAGCTCGAGGTTCTCGCTGCAAGTATATCTGAGCATGATCCCCCACTTGTAAAGATTTACACCTCCGGTACTTTTTTTGATGATCTGGAGGTACCTCCTGCGGTCAGGGAGAAGATTGCCACCCTCTGCAAAGGTCGCATCCTGACTGTGGAATGTAGGGGAGACTATGTGGATTATGAGAAGGTTGCTGCCTATCGAAATCTTCTGCAGGATGAATCGGGAAAAGGAGGCCTTATTATTGCTATCGGGCTGGAGACCTCATCTGATCTCATCAGGGAGAAGTGTATAGACAAAGGCCTGTCTTTTACCCAGTACATTTCTGCCTCTGCAGATATCAGGCGGGCAGGGGGGCTGGTGAAGACCTATCTACTCTACAAACCTGCTTACGTCACCGAACGCGAAGCCTATGAAGACATGATCTCTTCGGTGCAGGATATTCTACCCCATACTGATCTGATATCC
This window encodes:
- a CDS encoding PLP-dependent aminotransferase family protein, with protein sequence MQYTFASRMEKTPRSFIREILKVTQRPEIISFAGGLPNPALFPVKELAETAEKVIAEEGTAALQYATTEGHPPLREWIAERYKKRLGLDISPDEILITNGSQQCLDLIGKIFINKDSVVALERPGYLGAIQAFSMYEPKFSTISLTSEGPDIHELGQVLDKDKPCFFYGVPNSQNPSGITWSRENRKAVAERLERAETVFVEDDAYGELKFRGEQMPSMKELIPELTVMTGSFSKIIAPGMRMGWICAPTPILEQAVTVKQGTDLHSNILSQRIISRFLANYPVDAHIARISAAYESQCDCMLSAIQSEFPEGVSYTRPDGGMFIWATLPKGYSSMELFDRAIKKDVAILPGLPFYTDGGGFDTVRLNFSNSTPERIEEGISRLGQVLREYLKETPELHAA
- a CDS encoding tetratricopeptide repeat protein translates to MRNLSFSKSDSNLSIRRKAILEDMERYGELLEEYTRTSKDEPDNPDIWTDIAQVLFLLERYDEALEACDRAILINSENAVAWNNKGITLHSLERYSEALEACERSIQINSEYSDAWNNKGNALNCLERHEEALESCNRALLIDPEYSDAWNNKGNALNCLERYDEALEAFDKAILLDEMSAGKETE
- a CDS encoding archaeosine biosynthesis radical SAM protein RaSEA, which translates into the protein MKKEQKNTPIALWTGSDRVLDEILNSVTVILRSGGCSWNRCLMCQYRHERYHDLSTDELIFAMNEQLEVLAASISEHDPPLVKIYTSGTFFDDLEVPPAVREKIATLCKGRILTVECRGDYVDYEKVAAYRNLLQDESGKGGLIIAIGLETSSDLIREKCIDKGLSFTQYISASADIRRAGGLVKTYLLYKPAYVTEREAYEDMISSVQDILPHTDLISMNPCSVQRHTVVERLWRQGSYRPPYLWSVAKVLAEAPVHITCDPLGGGQKRGAHNCGTCDQMILDAIREYNLNGDQELIRSVLDISCTCKKEWEFVMEHEQPYAMPLTS